From the genome of Medicago truncatula cultivar Jemalong A17 chromosome 2, MtrunA17r5.0-ANR, whole genome shotgun sequence:
attttctccataacatgtactaataaataaaaattgtttttacatcttttcaTAAAACTTATTTCGAATAACGCAAAAAGTTATACCTTAAATTATTACtatgtttaagtttttttaaaaagtgtaaattattattattttttgtttataatttgagacgAAGGAGTATGAATTTGTGGTTTAATTAAATGAACAAACACGGcaatgaattgaattgaaatcaATTAATCTTGCCTGGAATGAGATATGATTATCCTTTGTATTAATTTCCTTCTTCCTTGGAATTTTTTCAGGGTCTTCTGCCTTCAGCAAGTGAATACCAATGCCATGGCCAAATAACCTGCAACATTGATGAAATAggaaaattaattaacaacatgaagataataaattaatttagatGAAGCTATATTTtcattatgcatgcttcattaaTATATGTTACGTACCATGCTCCTTCAAAATTAAATGATCCAGGTCTCACAATGGAAACGAATCCAAGAACATTTTCATAGAAGGCAACGGTTACATCCACTGATCTGCAGATAAGGGAGATATGATTCACTGATTTTAGACGCAAAGGGTTTCCAACAATGGCGTCCATTTTTCTAATTCTTATTAGAAGAATCAATTCAATTGAATAATATCTATCCTAGAccccaaaacaaaaccaagaaagatgaaaatgaagtcaaaacaaaacaaaaaatgaagaggaaaagaaagaatgtAGATTAGAGGTGAAGAATCA
Proteins encoded in this window:
- the LOC11433079 gene encoding metallothiol transferase FosB, yielding MDAIVGNPLRLKSVNHISLICRSVDVTVAFYENVLGFVSIVRPGSFNFEGAWLFGHGIGIHLLKAEDPEKIPRKKEINTKDNHISFQCDGSIDAVEKYLNDKKIVCKRALVEENGIQVDQLFFHDPDGFMIEICNCDSLPVIPLAGEIVNSCSRINLETMPQKIHQPVEKI